A single region of the Fusarium keratoplasticum isolate Fu6.1 chromosome 7, whole genome shotgun sequence genome encodes:
- a CDS encoding Ribonuclease T(2) gives MAYTRLLIPLTLMSGASAASSKSCPRDLPLSCHNTTAVADTCCFIPAGQLLQTQFWDANPAAGPSDSWTIHGLWPDYCDGTYPQFCDTSREYDDIRGIVSQFLGNSTLSYMNKYWVSDNGDDESLWQHEWDKHGTCISTLNPDCYTGYRTGAEAADYVKRTVSLFKTLPTYKWLSEAGIEPSESKTYTASEIQDALEEQHGAQVTIGCSGKTLNEVWYHFNVQGSLQEGTFVPSDPDGSKSSCPDSGIKYLPKSS, from the exons ATGGCTTATACACGACTTTTGATCCCTCTGACTCTTATGTCGGGCGCTTCTGCTGCCTCGAGCAAATCTTGTCCTCGCGACCTTCCTCTTTCATGCCACAACACCACTGCCGTCGCAGATACATGCTGCTTTATCCCCGCTGGTCAGCTTCTTCAGACGCAGTTCTGGGACGCCAACCCGGCTGCGGGCCCATCTG ACTCCTGGACAATCCATGGTCTCTGGCCCGACTACTGTGACGGCACATACCCGCAGTTCTGCGATACTAGCCGTGAATACGACGACATCAGAGGCATCGTGTCCCAGTTCCTCGGCAATTCGACCCTGTCCTACATGAACAAGTACTGGGTCAGTGACAATGGCGACGATGAGTCTCTCTGGCAGCATGAGTGGGACAAGCACGGCACTTGCATCAGCACCCTGAACCCTGATTGCTACACCGGCTACAGAACCGGTGCTGAGGCAGCAGATTACGTCAAGAGGACTGTCTCACTGTTCAAGACTCTTCCCACGTACAAGTGGCTCTCTGAAGCTGGTATTGAGCCGTCCGAGTCCAAGACTTACACTGCCAGCGAGATTCAAGACGCTCTTGAGGAACAGCATGGTGCGCAAGTGACGATCGGCTGCAGCGGCAAGACCCTCAACGAGGTTTGGTATCACTTCAATGTTCAGGGATCGCTTCAGGAGGGTACTTTTGTTCCTTCGGATCCTGATGGAAGCAAGAGCAGCTGCCCTGACTCTGGCATCAAGTATCTGCCCAAGAGTTCTTAA
- a CDS encoding FAD-binding-3 domain-containing protein yields MSVTKPILISGSGLASLLLAQSLRLSKIPFRIFERDESFIFRAQGYRLRLSTEGLDAIESVLDAKTWEHFWDKCGKTGGSGFSAFDAVTGEQTEHVVPEKLVSRGGKVVGIARGDMRRIFAEGCEDHIEWSRNVTGYELTDDGVRAIFSDGTKSIEGSMLVGGEGIYSKVAKQVSGGKLKVYDTGARGIHGQAPTTAFKGLGEGVFRLRDATRSDGAVFIITNVRPGELDDPNVEFGWTMGGEPGVIRAPNDDYTIVGKQAADIAKSISKDWHPRFKPLFDEMNESEAAFWKITCSTPSGVPEWPNEPRVTVIGDAVHSMTPAGGIGANTAVRDSALLGRLLREAGGYKPGVTAAYEKEMRVYASEAVNESYTGASGAFGIKIDEETSPVV; encoded by the coding sequence ATGTCGGTGACAAAGcccatcctcatctcggGCTCCGGCCTCgcatctcttcttctcgcccaATCTCTCCGTCTGTCCAAGATTCCATTCCGCATCTTTGAGCGCGATGAGTCGTTTATCTTTCGCGCCCAAGGCTATCGGCTCCGTCTCTCTACGGAGGGTCTGGACGCCATCGAATCAGTTCTTGATGCCAAGACATGGGAGCACTTTTGGGACAAGTGCGGCAAGACTGGAGGAAGTGGCTTCTCCGCTTTTGATGCCGTGACTGGTGAGCAGACGGAGCATGTTGTGCCTGAGAAGCTGGTATCGCGGGGTGGGAAGGTTGTTGGCATTGCGCGAGGAGATATGCGCAGGATTTTTGCTGAGGGCTGTGAAGATCACATTGAGTGGTCTAGGAATGTCACAGGCTATGAGTTGACCGATGATGGTGTCCGGGCCATTTTCTCCGATGGTACCAAGTCGATTGAGGGCTCAATGCTCGTCGGTGGTGAAGGTATCTACTCCAAGGTCGCGAAGCAGGTCTCGGGCGGAAAACTCAAGGTCTACGACACCGGCGCCAGAGGTATCCACGGCCAGGCACCGACCACTGCATTCAAGGGACTCGGCGAGGGTGTATTCCGACTGCGAGACGCCACACGCTCAGACGGTGCTGTTTTCATCATTACCAACGTCCGCCCTGGCGAGCTGGACGACCCGAATGTCGAGTTCGGCTGGACCATGGGAGGAGAACCGGGTGTCATTCGAGCTCCCAACGACGATTACACCATTGTGGGCAAGCAGGCCGCAGACATTGCCAAGTCGATTTCGAAAGACTGGCACCCACGCTTCAAGCCGCTCTTTGACGAGATGAACGAGTCTGAAGCCGCGTTCTGGAAAATCACCTGCTCAACCCCATCAGGCGTCCCAGAATGGCCCAACGAGCCTCGTGTGACTGTCATTGGAGATGCTGTCCACTCCATGACTCCTGCTGGAGGTATCGGTGCCAACACCGCTGTGCGAGACTCGGCGCTGTTGGGAAGGTTGCTGCGCGAAGCTGGAGGGTACAAACCTGGTGTCACGGCTGCTtatgagaaggagatgagggTTTACGCGAGCGAGGCTGTTAATGAGAGTTATACCGGTGCTTCGGGTGCGTTTGGAATCAAgattgatgaggagaccaGCCCTGTTGTATAG